The Neoarius graeffei isolate fNeoGra1 chromosome 25, fNeoGra1.pri, whole genome shotgun sequence genome includes a region encoding these proteins:
- the fut10 gene encoding alpha-(1,3)-fucosyltransferase 10 isoform X2 yields the protein MTRLSAKKLFAFCLCASAGVFLIITLQVVEELGQFEQAVHPLPLKDREELTQIQALPAGAGLIDDGVSPGSEGRYPIIVWWSPLTGELGRLGQCGHDRCFFTINKSYHSHPSTQAFLFYDFSIESLPLPRKQQHHWALFHEESPKNNYKLFHKPVITLFNHTATFSHHSHLPLTTQHLESLHTLTSHMFLLPLAQKNQLRRTLAPVVYVQSDCDPPSDRDVYVQELMKHIPVDSYGQCLHNKDLPFHLRDSTAMDEESFYQILAQYKFILAFENANCDDYITEKLWRPLKLGVVPVYYGAPNVYMWLPSNRSAIVVDPKQSPEKLAEYVKSLDKNDQEYLTYLDWKLKREVSNPRLVKELKARQWGVQDITQDNFIDVFECMVCNRVWENNNRQNEGLVPRVWQAEEHHLTCPPPKLFDFAVDHSNNSSLRHIWRASYEQSVREARALRQLTLRNKNFTVTQFWREVFND from the exons GTGGTGGAGGAGCTGGGCCAGTTTGAACAGGCAGTGCACCCACTCCCCCTAAAGGACAGAGAGGAGTTAACACAGATCCAGGCTTTACCTGCAGGTGCTGGTCTCATTGATGATGGAGTCTCTCCAGGCTCGGAGGGCCGGTACCCCATTATTGTCTGGTGGTCTCCGCTGACCGGAGAGCTGGGCCGACTCGGGCAGTGCGGACATGATAGATGTTTTTTCACCATTAACAAGTCATACCATTCTCATCCTTCTACACAGGCCTTCCTGTTTTATG ACTTCAGCATAGAAAGTCTCCCTTTACCAAGGAAGCAACAGCATCACTGGGCTCTTTTCCATGAGGAGTCGCCTAAGAACAATTACAAGCTCTTCCACAAGCCTGTCATCACCCTGTTCAACCACACAGCCACCTTTAGCCACCACTCCCACCTCCCACTCACTACACAACACCTGGAGAGCCTCCACACACTCACCTCCCACATGTTCCTGCTCCCTCTGGCCCAGAAGAACCAGCTGAGACGCACTCTGGCTCCTGTAGTGTACGTCCAGTCGGACTGCGACCCACCATCAGATCGTGACGTCTATGTGCAGGAGCTCATGAAACACATCCCAGTGGACTCTTATGGCCAGTGCCTGCACAACAAGGATCTTCCTTTTCACTTGAGAGACTCCACTGCCATGGATGAGGAGAGCTTCTATCAGATCTTAGCCCAGTATAAGTTCATCCTAGCATTTGAAAATGCCAACTGTGATGACTACATCACAGAGAAACTATGGCGGCCGCTCAAGCTCGGCGTGGTCCCTGTGTACTACGGAGCCCCTAATGTTTACATGTGGCTCCCGAGTAACAGAAGTGCAATTGTGGTGGACCCAAAGCAGTCTCCAGAGAAATTGGCCGAGTATGTAAAGAGTCTGGACAAAAATGACCAGGAGTATTTAACATACCTGGACTGGAAGCTGAAACGTGAGGTCTCAAATCCGAGACTTGTTAAAGAACTGAAGGCGCGTCAGTGGGGTGTGCAGGACATCACTCAGGATAACTTCATCGATGTCTTTGAGTGTATGGTGTGTAACAGGGTGTGGGAGAACAACAACAGACAAAATGAG GGTCTGGTCCCCAGAGTGTGGCAGGCTGAAGAACATCATCTCACATGTCCACCTCCAAAGCTGTTCGACTTTGCTGTAGATCATTCCAACAACTCTTCTCTGCGCCACATCTGGAGAGCCAGTTATGAGCAATCAGTGAGAGAAGCCCGAGCTCTGAGACAACTAACACTTAGGAACAAGAACTTCACAGTTACGCAGTTCTGGAGGGAGGTGTTTAATGACTGA
- the fut10 gene encoding alpha-(1,3)-fucosyltransferase 10 isoform X1, which translates to MTRLSAKKLFAFCLCASAGVFLIITLQVVEELGQFEQAVHPLPLKDREELTQIQALPAGAGLIDDGVSPGSEGRYPIIVWWSPLTGELGRLGQCGHDRCFFTINKSYHSHPSTQAFLFYGTDFSIESLPLPRKQQHHWALFHEESPKNNYKLFHKPVITLFNHTATFSHHSHLPLTTQHLESLHTLTSHMFLLPLAQKNQLRRTLAPVVYVQSDCDPPSDRDVYVQELMKHIPVDSYGQCLHNKDLPFHLRDSTAMDEESFYQILAQYKFILAFENANCDDYITEKLWRPLKLGVVPVYYGAPNVYMWLPSNRSAIVVDPKQSPEKLAEYVKSLDKNDQEYLTYLDWKLKREVSNPRLVKELKARQWGVQDITQDNFIDVFECMVCNRVWENNNRQNEGLVPRVWQAEEHHLTCPPPKLFDFAVDHSNNSSLRHIWRASYEQSVREARALRQLTLRNKNFTVTQFWREVFND; encoded by the exons GTGGTGGAGGAGCTGGGCCAGTTTGAACAGGCAGTGCACCCACTCCCCCTAAAGGACAGAGAGGAGTTAACACAGATCCAGGCTTTACCTGCAGGTGCTGGTCTCATTGATGATGGAGTCTCTCCAGGCTCGGAGGGCCGGTACCCCATTATTGTCTGGTGGTCTCCGCTGACCGGAGAGCTGGGCCGACTCGGGCAGTGCGGACATGATAGATGTTTTTTCACCATTAACAAGTCATACCATTCTCATCCTTCTACACAGGCCTTCCTGTTTTATG GTACAGACTTCAGCATAGAAAGTCTCCCTTTACCAAGGAAGCAACAGCATCACTGGGCTCTTTTCCATGAGGAGTCGCCTAAGAACAATTACAAGCTCTTCCACAAGCCTGTCATCACCCTGTTCAACCACACAGCCACCTTTAGCCACCACTCCCACCTCCCACTCACTACACAACACCTGGAGAGCCTCCACACACTCACCTCCCACATGTTCCTGCTCCCTCTGGCCCAGAAGAACCAGCTGAGACGCACTCTGGCTCCTGTAGTGTACGTCCAGTCGGACTGCGACCCACCATCAGATCGTGACGTCTATGTGCAGGAGCTCATGAAACACATCCCAGTGGACTCTTATGGCCAGTGCCTGCACAACAAGGATCTTCCTTTTCACTTGAGAGACTCCACTGCCATGGATGAGGAGAGCTTCTATCAGATCTTAGCCCAGTATAAGTTCATCCTAGCATTTGAAAATGCCAACTGTGATGACTACATCACAGAGAAACTATGGCGGCCGCTCAAGCTCGGCGTGGTCCCTGTGTACTACGGAGCCCCTAATGTTTACATGTGGCTCCCGAGTAACAGAAGTGCAATTGTGGTGGACCCAAAGCAGTCTCCAGAGAAATTGGCCGAGTATGTAAAGAGTCTGGACAAAAATGACCAGGAGTATTTAACATACCTGGACTGGAAGCTGAAACGTGAGGTCTCAAATCCGAGACTTGTTAAAGAACTGAAGGCGCGTCAGTGGGGTGTGCAGGACATCACTCAGGATAACTTCATCGATGTCTTTGAGTGTATGGTGTGTAACAGGGTGTGGGAGAACAACAACAGACAAAATGAG GGTCTGGTCCCCAGAGTGTGGCAGGCTGAAGAACATCATCTCACATGTCCACCTCCAAAGCTGTTCGACTTTGCTGTAGATCATTCCAACAACTCTTCTCTGCGCCACATCTGGAGAGCCAGTTATGAGCAATCAGTGAGAGAAGCCCGAGCTCTGAGACAACTAACACTTAGGAACAAGAACTTCACAGTTACGCAGTTCTGGAGGGAGGTGTTTAATGACTGA